The following are encoded together in the Phaseolus vulgaris cultivar G19833 chromosome 9, P. vulgaris v2.0, whole genome shotgun sequence genome:
- the LOC137820293 gene encoding bHLH transcription factor RHL1-like, producing MQPCSREMQGINALFNSSQISLQDLHTTTNQIQNSHMNNHHHHQQPPLQHQLPHFDPTSQDDFLDQMFSSWPDLNPNKPLWDPNNLSDQTTPSNNDNNNNNTNNNVAFPYDEPSTLASKFRDHQISASTTKDAAAALIIQHQLLMSRDSRLLHMPLSLPQNDVVDASSFKSPNPGGDTSVQALYNGFAGSLHGAGQASNQAQHFQHPQGSSNPIQGQNFGAPGAGAATNQAPASGAPAQPRQRVRARRGQATDPHSIAERLRRERIAERMKALQELVPNANKTDKASMLDEIIDYVKFLQLQVKVLSMSRLGGAAAVAPLVADMSSEGGGDCIQANGGVALAPNSNSNHNQTTASASNDSLTMTEHQVAKLMEEDMGSAMQYLQGKGLCLMPISLATAISTATCHTRNPLISAASGSTQTPTNAAPGTHANPAVASNGEGPSSPSMSVLTVQSAVVGNDGAVKDAASVSKP from the exons ATGCAGCCCTGTAGCAGAGAAATGCAAGGAATCAACGCACTCTTCAACTCTTCCCAAATCTCCCTCCAGGACCTCCACACCACCACCAACCAGATCCAGAATTCACACATGAacaaccaccaccaccaccaacaaCCACCACTCCAACACCAACTCCCTCACTTCGACCCAACCTCTCAGGATGACTTTCTCGACCAAATGTTCTCCTCCTGGCCCGACCTCAACCCAAACAAGCCCTTGTGGGACCCCAATAACCTCTCCGACCAAACCACTCCCTCCAACAAcgacaacaacaataataacaCCAATAACAATGTCGCTTTCCCCTACGACGAACCCTCCACTTTGGCCTCCAAGTTCCGCGACCACCAGATCAGCGCCTCCACAACCAAAGACGCTGCCGCAGCTCTCATAATCCAACACCAACTCCTCATGTCCAGAGACTCTCGGCTCCTTCACATGCCGCTTTCCTTACCTCAAAACGACGTCGTTGACGCCTCCTCCTTCAAATCCCCCAATCCC GGTGGTGACACTTCAGTGCAAGCTCTCTACAACGGCTTCGCCGGATCTCTGCATGGCGCAGGTCAAGCCTCCAACCAGGCTCAGCATTTTCAACATCCTCAG GGAAGTTCGAATCCGATACAGGGACAGAATTTTGGTGCGCCGGGTGCTGGGGCTGCGACGAACCAAGCTCCGGCGAGTGGCGCGCCGGCTCAGCCGAGGCAGAGGGTTCGTGCAAGGAGAGGTCAGGCCACGGACCCACACAGCATCGCTGAAAGG TTAAGAAGGGAGAGAATCGCAGAGAGAATGAAAGCCCTACAGGAACTGGTTCCCAATGCCAACAAG ACAGATAAGGCGTCCATGCTAGATGAGATCATCGATTACGTGAAGTTCCTGCAGCTCCAAGTCAAG GTTCTGAGCATGAGCAGATTGGGCGGTGCAGCTGCTGTCGCACCCCTTGTTGCTGATATGTCTTCTGAG GGTGGCGGTGACTGCATCCAAGCGAACGGCGGCGTGGCCCTCGCGCCCAACTCGAACAGCAACCATAACCAAACGACAGCGTCAGCTTCAAATGACAGCCTGACCATGACGGAGCACCAGGTAGCGAAGCTGATGGAGGAAGACATGGGTTCCGCCATGCAGTACCTTCAAGGCAAGGGCCTGTGCCTCATGCCCATTTCCCTTGCCACTGCCATCTCCACTGCCACATGTCACACCAGGAACCCCTTGATCAGCGCCGCCTCCGGCAGCACCCAGACTCCCACCAACGCCGCCCCCGGCACACACGCCAACCCCGCCGTCGCGTCTAACGGCGAAGGCCCGTCCTCTCCGAGCATGTCCGTTCTGACAGTGCAGTCTGCCGTGGTGGGCAACGACGGCGCCGTCAAGGATGCTGCCTCCGTTTCGAAGCCGTGA